The genomic segment CGGCAGATTTACAGCCGCCGAGTTTTCATTAAGAAATACCAGTTTCCAAGTTGTGTGGCAGCGCGTGTGTTAACAACCAAGAGTATTGGGAAAACTAGGGACCTGTTTTCATAATACACACGCACCTGCATGCCAGTATCAGATAGAAGAGAGACTAGCACAGATTTATAACTTCTCATTTTGGGAAGCAACGAAACCCTTGacagatcaaatttgaaaagaaaaaacaaaaggtaggTCTGGAGCTTTGCAACTCAACTACAATGAACAATGGCAATGCTACTTGCACATGTACTGATTAACAACAAAGGCAAGTTATTCTAGATGCCTAGATACAGAGTTCCATACACTGGGAAGCAAGCTACGTTTGAGCAAATGAAGAGAGAAGGGGATGGGGGCTAGAAGGAGAGCCCTCCGTCAAAATAATCCCTGGTTGTCCAAAAGAATTCCACACAAATGTTGAAGCGCCGCCCTAGTGAAGGTGCTTCAATGAAAAATCACCAGCCATATATGCAACCAGAAATGCAACTGAAATCTCTATGGTCCTTAGGAATGGAGACTACCTCTTCGCCTTTAAAATGGGAGGAGTATCTGGAGTCCAGATGAAATCGTCCACTACTCAAGAACAAGTTCAACTTGTCATGTTTTTGACCTCTTTTGCTTTTGGGGAACAAAGCGAACTGCTTGCTTCCCAAGTTCCAAGGTTTTTACTCTACCATCATCTAGAGTAATAGATAACAATGATGTGCCTTCAACAATGTCAGAGACAACTCCTTTGTGCCTGGATTAAGAAGACATCAGCAATATGACAAAATGGAGCAAATATATTTGGCAAAATGATGTGTACTCAATGGCCTATACTTTTTATTCCTTGGTAAAATGAAAACTCACCATGAATTGTCAGATGGCTGATGAACTTCGACTCTCTTTCCAATAGCATCTTTACCCAGCTTTTTCAATATCCAATTAGCTTCCATCATTTCACTGTCCAGATGTGATTCTGAcatatcttcatcttcattATACATTGTTTTATCAATGAAGGTTGATGCTCTCTTCCTTTTTGACCTTTGGCCCCTCGTGTtactcttttcttcttcatgcAGAAGAATCTGCGAACTCTGATTTTCAAGATTAGGTTTCTTAATCTTTAGCTTCAAAGAAAGTTTTGAATCCTTTGGCAATGAATGCAAAATAGGAGTGTCACCAGAATCATCATTGCTTTCTGTATGCGTATCAAGCCTGGCCTCTGATTGCTTTCCCAAAGAAACCCTGTCATTTCTTAACATAGGAACTTCACCTGCAGGCCCCACTGCAGCCCTGCTCCCTTCAAGGCTCCTTTTAGATGATGTAACACGAGCATGATCTAGGGGAGTGGTTTCATATGCATCAAAATGGTTCCCTCCATCAGATTTGAGATTTAAGCTTGAAGCTTCAGCTTTTACTTTCCCAAACTTAATGAAATTCCCTTCTCTCCTTGCAAACTTGATCAAACCTCTTTTCTGCTCAGAGTGATCAACTCCATCTCCTGCAAATTGCAGAAATCAATCATGTCAGTGAATTAGTGACTAAATGATGACATCCACAATTATATATAGGTCAACCAAACATTTACCATTTAGCAGTGACCAAAATATGGTAATAATGACAACAATGAGAACTTTGACAATAATTGCACTACGAGCAGTTGCATGGAACAAGGATCACTTACCGTTGGAAGCCTTCAAATCTTGTTCTCTTTGGCAGCTTTGAGCATCAGATTTTGGAGAACtagaaacatttatttttcGTGCACCTAGATTTATTACTAATTTCTTTGCCTTAACAGATTTTGACTTGCTGGGTTTTTCAGCATCATCCCCACTATCCAAATCATGAGGCTTATTActcttaattttaacaattttggATGTCCTTTCTCCATCACTCACCATCACCTCTTCAACAAACTTGTGTTTCAAAGCCCCTGGCTGATTGATAGAGCAAATTCCTTCAGTGTGATTCACAATTCCAGCAACAGGAGAAGAACATCTACCCAATCCTCCTTTTGCTTGAGACTCTGTATCATTATTCTTCTCATCACCCGAATCATGTTCATAAGAGTGACTTTCATGCTGATATGATTCTGTCTTACTAAAAGAAGCAGCATGAGGACCTTTTCTCTTgggatattttttattcaaatgtttcTTTCCATGATCCTTGCTCTTCTTTGGTGACTTTTCAACTAACCCTTTGAGAGAGAGTTTTATAGAACGCCCAAAATCATTCCTTGGTGCTGCTGGaccattttcatcatcatctgAATAAGGAGTAATAGAAAATATATCTTCTTGAGCTGGCAACCCAGCAGCAGCCCTCAAGCTTGCAATTAAACCTCGATCAGCCTTGTCTCGTCGTCTCCATAGCTCTTGAACAGCATCTTCAAGATCCTTCACCTGGAAGTAAACATTTCAGAAGTAAGAAAGGAAGTTGATCACTGCAACATGCAAGACAAGCCACATGTGAACACACCGatagagaagagagagattTCTGCAATTAACAAACCTGATAGCACTCTCCACGACATGTGGCACATTGGTACTGGAGATTTCCATCTACTTGAAACTGAAGATATTTTTCATCACTGCAAAATATTTCTTCCAGAATAAGATATCTcatttctcaaaataaaaaccacttcCTCCAAATAACTGCTCAAGAAAGCTTTATTAGAGATCCAGCAGGGAAAACAAACAGGGATTTGCAAGCAAGAAAAGTCACTTCATATTACCACAGAAGCAAGGAAGAGAATCTACTCCAGATTCATCATACAGGAATTGTCATGATTTTTGAAAGGAAATCACTCATAAAGAATAAGTTTCTGTCAAGTCTATCAATAATTCAGAGAACATTTATCATCCTAGCATGTCATTAGCCCTTTTGTTTGGGGGGAGACAAACCTGATGCCATCACAATGACAGTGCACCCATCGCTGGCAAATATCACAGCAAACCATTGGAGTTGATTCTGAATCTCTATAAACCTACAAGGTTGAGCCAAAATATATAATGACTTTCATTCATGTTCGGAAGTATAAACATCAAGTTACTAGACCAAAATCATCAAGAACATTTTTTGGCCTGATGATGAAGCATTTAGAAATAAAGATCAATCACAACAGCTTGCAAGTAGTTGGTAATTGACCcaaaccttttattttacatgaaaagtTCATACAGCCCAAAGGTAACATGAAGTGGAAAATACCTTCAAGCAAACAGGGCAATAGTTTCCCTTCACAAATAATCTTCCACAAGCATCACAGCAAGTGTATCCCAGAAACCACCTGGATGTTtagaatataaaagataaatgaaCCTACTAATAGCAAGAAATAAAGAAGACAAAAGCCTTGTTGACAAGTACAAACACACAAGGATATATAACTACTGCATTTAGATAAACAACTTCACCCAATAAGTACCAAAATCATGCTCTGTTGTTTCCTTCAGTTTTGGTTATATTGCATGTTAAAGATCAATGGGGAAGTCTAAATCAGAGATAACTATCAACAGTGCATAAATCAAACAAATCCATCATCGTTGCAGCTGTACTTAACAATCTGTTTCCAAATTGTCATGTATACTCGGACAAGGGTCACACTCACAGTATCAAATTGCAAACATAAGGGGTCAGAGAGTGAGTTGGCACCCTCATTAACGGGTATGTTGCTGAAAAGCAAGCTTAAGAGAGATTAATACAAGAAATGACAAGTCATTTATGTATCCAAGGGTCCCATTAGACACAAAGCAATAAATGTctatttaaaagcaaaatatatgCATTTTTCACAGTTTTGCAAGTAATCAATTGTGCAAAAAAGACCATATTTATGTGCAAAGGATAGCTCTTGATAACCAGTACCTCACACTTAATCCATTTCCTGGAACAGTAGATCCACAGCTGTGACATTTTGTATGTTTGATGCACAAGTATGGTCCAGAGCTGACATTCTGCACTATTCAGAAATCACTGTTAATAACATCATTCTGATCTAGATATGACACCAAAAAACAAGCAATTACCATCACCTTGTGTGGAGGATGCTGGCAGTAACAATGGAAAGCACCATCACACCTTTTGCAAAACATAAACTTATTTGGGTCTCCGGTTCTTCGACATACCTTTGGAAAGAAGAAGATTCAAAGTGTAAAAGCAATGATAAcgtattaaaaatatgatacgAGACAACAACGCTTCCAGCACACAGAAACTATGCAGAACATTACTAAATCATCTGTTTTCAGGACTTTGAAGAATAGCGTgaacaaaacactaaaaatgaACGTTTAACTCTAATATTTCATGGCCTTTATAGTTTTCAAAAGATAcaacaaaacactaaaaatgaACGTTTAACTCTAATATTTCATGGCCTTTATAGTTTTCAAAAGATACAACGATCAGATGCACAGAAGGCAAAGAAGGACAGACATGGCTACATAGCAATGACTGTTTGGAGATCCACAACTTATCTAGATTTCTTGCCCAGAAAAAGTAGGGTGCAATGGATTTAATTAATCGATGATGCATATCAATGAGTACCTCACAAGTTCGGCAAGACGGGCAGTTCCACGAACTCCAGTGAAATAAATCTACCATCAATAGACttatgagaaattgaaaaggaaaaaaaaaaaacagcagccTTCAAAGATTATAACCCCATGAGTTTTACCTCTATGCTGAGCCCAAGTTttcaaacagctcctgtggtaCTTCTTGCCACAACTTTTGCATGGGAGCATCTTCCTAGCTCTCTCACTTCCTTCTGTTTCACCCACAAAGCACATCCGACACAATGGACTTGCATCTTCTTCTGAAATATCTTTTGAGGTTACCTAAAATGAGCAATAGGTGATTAGATTTTGCAAATGGTATAGTACATGATATCAGAATAACAACAAACAGATTTTTTCCCCTGATTTCCACAGCTCATCAACAGGAGGATTTGTTCATAAATAAACATGCTCATGCATCTAGATGAGAAGGTTTTAGCGCATTAGAAGGGTTGGAATACCATGCTGTCCAATAACAAGTGAATAATGAATATGCCAATAAGAGTTCATAGATTTCTTCCCAATCTCCATAGGAATTATAAATACGCTAACACGAAATGAACAGCCaaaatattagaaagaaaaacaattacaagtCCCACACAAACCAGCATTTAGCAAATGAACGAGTGCTGGTACTTGTTTTGAGTCTCAACTACCTCTGACTTTTATACTTTTTAAGTAAAT from the Populus nigra chromosome 1, ddPopNigr1.1, whole genome shotgun sequence genome contains:
- the LOC133668901 gene encoding uncharacterized protein LOC133668901; this encodes MAFHVACPITCRRICFCPLGFTRDLHSTKSKADYLFDLARIDEFLKDPFGIRASREGTVQVSVPKVVPVPVPVQIHPPQSLAVVPGRDRGGDGGVGVAVEEAVSAQTKRVAIQRQAAAAKASAEYYAKKVESGDTAVTSKDISEEDASPLCRMCFVGETEGSERARKMLPCKSCGKKYHRSCLKTWAQHRDLFHWSSWNCPSCRTCEVCRRTGDPNKFMFCKRCDGAFHCYCQHPPHKNVSSGPYLCIKHTKCHSCGSTVPGNGLSVRWFLGYTCCDACGRLFVKGNYCPVCLKVYRDSESTPMVCCDICQRWVHCHCDGISDEKYLQFQVDGNLQYQCATCRGECYQVKDLEDAVQELWRRRDKADRGLIASLRAAAGLPAQEDIFSITPYSDDDENGPAAPRNDFGRSIKLSLKGLVEKSPKKSKDHGKKHLNKKYPKRKGPHAASFSKTESYQHESHSYEHDSGDEKNNDTESQAKGGLGRCSSPVAGIVNHTEGICSINQPGALKHKFVEEVMVSDGERTSKIVKIKSNKPHDLDSGDDAEKPSKSKSVKAKKLVINLGARKINVSSSPKSDAQSCQREQDLKASNGDGVDHSEQKRGLIKFARREGNFIKFGKVKAEASSLNLKSDGGNHFDAYETTPLDHARVTSSKRSLEGSRAAVGPAGEVPMLRNDRVSLGKQSEARLDTHTESNDDSGDTPILHSLPKDSKLSLKLKIKKPNLENQSSQILLHEEEKSNTRGQRSKRKRASTFIDKTMYNEDEDMSESHLDSEMMEANWILKKLGKDAIGKRVEVHQPSDNSWHKGVVSDIVEGTSLLSITLDDGRVKTLELGKQAVRFVPQKQKRSKT